The Marinifilum sp. JC120 sequence AATCCTTAAGATTGAATTACCCAGGGAAAGTAAATATTGAAAATTCTGTTATTGCTATGGCAGTAGCTCTTCAAAGTGGTGTCTCTGCTGAGGAATTGCATTGTTCTATTCGTGAATTTGAAGGAGTTGTACGTAGATTTGATGCAAGATTTAAATTTGATAATTGTGTTTATATTGACGATTATGCACATCATCCTAAAGAATTAGAAGCTGTAATTTCATCGGTTAAAGAGTTGTATCCAGATCGTA is a genomic window containing:
- a CDS encoding UDP-N-acetylmuramate--L-alanine ligase; protein product: PERTYTYSLDNSSADYFAENLRLVEGAYEFDLHTPEGIIKSLRLNYPGKVNIENSVIAMAVALQSGVSAEELHCSIREFEGVVRRFDARFKFDNCVYIDDYAHHPKELEAVISSVKELYPDR